Proteins from one Erysipelothrix larvae genomic window:
- a CDS encoding carbohydrate ABC transporter permease has translation MGKFKLKYSAENSRSAWLFLLPTLLIVFVFSIYPLFRSFIMSFQSGRLGNMSFNGIRNYQVVITDPKFHDAMKNTALYAFAVVPIGIIISLVIAWLIFDRLKFKSFFETIFFLPYLTSTVAIGVVFRYLFNFDYGMINHLLGFVGIAPINFLDNVNMSVWTLIIFGVWSGLAFNIIILLSGLRSINQEYYKVADMFGATKREQFFKITVPQLIPIITFLFSVGLISAFKVYTQVFALFGGKAGIANSAMTAVFYIYDKFYVQTRFGQGMAATIILFVIILLITFIQNKVIAWITK, from the coding sequence ATGGGAAAGTTTAAACTAAAGTATAGCGCTGAAAACTCACGCAGTGCCTGGTTGTTTTTACTTCCAACCTTACTGATTGTCTTTGTATTTAGTATCTACCCATTATTTAGATCATTTATTATGTCCTTTCAATCCGGACGTCTAGGAAATATGTCGTTCAATGGAATCCGCAATTATCAAGTTGTAATTACAGATCCTAAGTTTCATGATGCAATGAAAAATACCGCATTATACGCATTTGCAGTTGTTCCGATTGGTATTATAATTTCACTTGTCATTGCATGGTTGATTTTTGATCGTTTGAAGTTTAAATCATTCTTTGAAACGATTTTCTTTCTGCCATACTTAACAAGTACAGTAGCAATCGGGGTTGTCTTTCGATACCTGTTTAACTTTGATTATGGGATGATAAACCATCTCTTAGGATTTGTGGGTATTGCACCGATTAACTTTTTAGATAATGTGAATATGAGTGTTTGGACGTTGATTATCTTTGGTGTATGGTCAGGTCTTGCTTTCAACATCATTATTCTATTATCGGGCTTACGCAGTATTAACCAAGAATACTACAAAGTTGCAGATATGTTTGGTGCAACAAAGCGAGAACAATTCTTTAAGATTACCGTACCGCAGTTAATTCCGATTATTACGTTTTTATTCTCGGTGGGTCTCATTTCAGCGTTTAAGGTATATACCCAAGTATTTGCGCTGTTTGGTGGGAAAGCGGGGATTGCGAATAGTGCAATGACTGCAGTGTTCTATATCTATGACAAGTTTTATGTTCAAACGCGATTTGGTCAAGGGATGGCTGCGACAATTATCTTATTTGTAATTATTCTGCTAATTACATTCATTCAAAATAAAGTAATCGCATGGATTACGAAGTAG
- the tkt gene encoding transketolase has protein sequence MDKKIEQKFIDTVRVLSVDQVQKANSGHPGMPLGAAPTAVTLWANHIRQDAKHSKWINRDRFVLSAGHASALLYSLLHLFGYDVTQDDLKQFRQFGSKTAGHPEYGHAEGIEATTGPLGAGLSTAVGMAMAQAHLAAKYNREGYPVFDNFTYVLGGDGCMMEGITSEASSLAGSLALGRLIVLYDSNNITIEGNTDLAFRENVRARYEAYGFETFLVEDGNDIDAINAAIEKAKSNLDKPSFIEIKTRIGAFSALEGSEKTHGSPLGEDNVRLLKETIGYPSMDPFYVAPEVYDYAKTLQDKGAQAYNTWAELFASYEKAYPELAKQWAEDNRELTVEEFINDEALWDFGDKAQATRNVSGDIINRLSKKYSNLFGGSADLAKSNMTAMGEEASFQPENYAGRNLHFGVREHAMAAMGNGIVLYGGLKSYVATFFVFADFLKPMARLSSIMHVPLTYVLTHDSIGVGEDGPTHEPIEQLAMLRAQPNFITFRPADARETMAGWTAAMTSKDAPVGLVLSRQNLPQLEGTGPDALKGAYVLKDANKVDVILIATGSEVSLALDSAQALEEEGVGVRVVSMPSFELFEKQSCEYKESVLPRAVRSRVAIEAASSFGWERYIGFDGKAVTIDTFGASGKGDVLFKEFGFTVENVVKTVKEIL, from the coding sequence ATGGATAAAAAGATTGAACAAAAATTTATTGATACAGTGCGTGTATTATCAGTAGACCAAGTACAAAAAGCCAACTCAGGTCACCCTGGAATGCCATTGGGTGCAGCACCAACTGCTGTCACATTATGGGCAAATCATATAAGACAAGATGCGAAACATTCAAAATGGATTAATCGTGATCGTTTTGTATTGTCAGCAGGGCATGCATCAGCATTGCTTTACTCACTGTTGCATCTATTTGGTTATGATGTAACACAGGATGATTTAAAACAATTCAGACAATTCGGTTCAAAAACTGCAGGGCACCCAGAATATGGTCATGCAGAAGGAATCGAAGCAACTACTGGACCCCTTGGAGCAGGTCTATCAACAGCAGTTGGTATGGCAATGGCTCAAGCACACCTTGCAGCGAAATATAACCGCGAAGGATATCCAGTGTTTGACAACTTCACCTATGTATTAGGTGGCGATGGATGTATGATGGAAGGAATTACAAGCGAAGCATCTTCACTTGCAGGTTCTTTAGCACTCGGGCGTCTTATCGTCCTATACGATTCAAACAACATCACAATTGAAGGAAACACAGATTTAGCATTTAGAGAAAACGTACGTGCACGTTATGAAGCATATGGCTTTGAAACATTCTTAGTGGAAGATGGTAATGACATTGATGCTATTAATGCAGCAATTGAAAAAGCAAAATCAAACCTTGATAAACCATCATTCATTGAAATTAAAACACGTATCGGAGCATTCAGTGCGCTTGAAGGATCTGAAAAAACACACGGTTCACCATTGGGTGAAGACAATGTAAGATTGTTGAAAGAAACAATCGGCTATCCAAGCATGGATCCATTCTATGTAGCACCTGAAGTATACGACTATGCAAAAACCTTACAAGATAAAGGTGCACAAGCGTATAACACATGGGCTGAGTTATTTGCAAGCTATGAAAAAGCTTACCCAGAACTTGCGAAACAATGGGCTGAAGACAACCGTGAATTAACAGTTGAAGAATTTATTAATGATGAAGCATTGTGGGACTTTGGTGATAAAGCACAAGCAACTCGTAATGTTTCAGGAGACATTATTAACCGACTCAGCAAGAAATACTCAAATCTCTTTGGAGGATCTGCTGACTTAGCGAAATCAAACATGACTGCAATGGGTGAAGAAGCATCATTCCAACCTGAAAACTATGCGGGTAGAAACTTACACTTTGGTGTACGTGAACATGCAATGGCAGCAATGGGGAATGGAATCGTATTATATGGTGGATTGAAATCATATGTAGCGACCTTCTTTGTGTTTGCAGACTTCCTCAAACCAATGGCACGTCTTTCTTCTATTATGCACGTTCCATTGACGTATGTATTAACACACGACAGTATTGGTGTGGGTGAAGATGGTCCAACACACGAACCAATCGAACAACTTGCAATGCTTCGTGCACAACCAAACTTCATCACATTCAGACCAGCGGATGCACGTGAAACAATGGCAGGTTGGACTGCAGCAATGACATCGAAAGATGCTCCAGTAGGACTTGTATTATCACGTCAAAACTTACCGCAACTTGAAGGTACAGGACCTGATGCTCTTAAAGGTGCATATGTTCTGAAAGATGCAAACAAGGTTGATGTAATCTTAATCGCAACTGGATCAGAAGTTTCACTTGCGCTGGATTCAGCTCAAGCACTTGAAGAAGAAGGTGTTGGGGTACGTGTTGTAAGTATGCCTTCATTCGAACTCTTTGAGAAACAATCGTGCGAATACAAAGAGTCTGTATTGCCACGCGCTGTAAGAAGCCGTGTAGCAATCGAGGCTGCATCTTCATTTGGATGGGAACGCTATATTGGATTTGATGGTAAAGCTGTCACAATCGACACATTTGGCGCTTCTGGCAAGGGTGATGTTCTCTTTAAAGAATTTGGATTCACAGTAGAAAATGTTGTGAAGACGGTTAAAGAGATTTTATAG
- a CDS encoding N-acetylmuramoyl-L-alanine amidase yields MRSKRNPIRTFFLFSLSALLLLVGGYALGQRFPLTIQTTLFAQTSLEDDIELTHRILIIAGHGSDVTGWYDSGAIAYDGEYEATLNNELAKSLQNSLSNYGVDSDILTENVYRNMMYYDEPYVFSGYDFVIELHFNASDRGTYTGTEIIYNSYNASDLSVHQAVADELETLSGSSMIYEDDEFLVQRTIAQQNIPSMLLETIYIDNYSDYTLYLNNKAAFVDAITQGLLTIYR; encoded by the coding sequence ATGAGATCAAAAAGAAACCCAATTCGTACATTTTTCCTATTCAGTTTATCTGCCTTGCTTTTATTAGTTGGTGGTTATGCTTTAGGTCAGCGCTTCCCACTCACAATACAGACAACACTTTTCGCGCAAACCAGCCTTGAAGATGACATTGAGCTCACACACCGCATTTTAATCATTGCAGGACATGGAAGTGATGTCACAGGGTGGTATGATTCAGGAGCAATTGCTTATGATGGGGAATATGAAGCCACTTTAAATAACGAACTTGCGAAATCGCTACAGAATTCACTCTCAAATTACGGAGTCGACAGCGATATTCTCACTGAAAATGTCTACCGCAACATGATGTACTATGATGAACCCTATGTTTTTAGTGGCTATGACTTTGTAATTGAGCTGCATTTCAATGCGAGTGACCGCGGAACCTATACGGGAACTGAAATCATTTATAATTCCTATAATGCATCAGATTTATCCGTGCATCAGGCTGTTGCGGATGAATTGGAAACCTTGAGTGGATCAAGCATGATTTATGAAGATGACGAATTTTTAGTTCAACGAACAATCGCCCAACAAAATATTCCAAGTATGTTGCTTGAAACGATCTATATCGACAATTACAGCGACTATACCTTATATCTAAACAATAAGGCAGCTTTTGTTGACGCAATTACACAAGGTCTTCTCACAATCTATAGGTAA
- a CDS encoding ABC transporter ATP-binding protein: protein MIEISSLRKVYPNGFEALKKIDLQIEEGDLVCLLGPSGCGKTTILNLIAGLLDPTEGDIKNDGESLVTKHPKDRNMSLVFQNYALYPHMTVLENVMFPLRVGKNKMSKEDAQKIAYEYMELTSITELADKKPDSMSGGQQQRVAITRALVQQPKILLLDEPLSNLDARLRLRIREEIRRLVKKIGITTIFVTHDQEEAMSISDKIVLMNDGVIQQYDEAQNLYLEPKNLFVASFIGNPGMNMIPVEYKDNNLHFEGLSIDTNKLDQSRFKEALEEGTYIIGIRPENISYDPNSSFVCDVDLIELMGKEAIVSFKLGNQHMKSLVSIEESIQENESYGFSMDLERLFIFKEDGTRVY, encoded by the coding sequence ATGATTGAAATTTCAAGCCTGCGAAAAGTTTATCCAAATGGATTTGAGGCACTAAAGAAGATAGATTTGCAAATCGAAGAAGGAGACTTGGTTTGTCTATTAGGACCAAGTGGGTGTGGGAAAACTACAATATTGAACCTCATTGCCGGATTGCTTGATCCAACTGAAGGGGATATCAAGAATGATGGGGAATCACTCGTAACAAAACACCCTAAAGATCGTAATATGAGTCTCGTGTTTCAAAACTATGCATTGTATCCACACATGACAGTATTGGAGAACGTCATGTTCCCACTGCGTGTTGGGAAGAATAAAATGAGTAAAGAAGACGCTCAGAAAATTGCATATGAATATATGGAATTGACAAGCATCACTGAATTAGCGGATAAGAAGCCAGATTCAATGTCTGGGGGACAGCAACAACGTGTCGCGATTACACGTGCGCTCGTTCAACAACCTAAAATACTCTTGCTCGATGAACCGCTCAGTAATCTGGATGCGCGTTTGCGTCTTCGAATTCGAGAAGAAATTCGTCGACTTGTTAAGAAAATTGGAATCACAACAATTTTTGTAACACATGATCAAGAAGAAGCAATGTCAATCAGCGATAAGATTGTATTGATGAATGATGGGGTTATCCAACAATACGATGAAGCACAAAACTTATATTTAGAACCAAAGAACTTATTTGTAGCAAGCTTTATAGGAAATCCAGGAATGAACATGATTCCAGTTGAATATAAAGACAACAACCTTCATTTTGAAGGATTGTCAATTGATACAAATAAGCTCGATCAATCAAGATTCAAAGAAGCCCTTGAAGAAGGAACGTATATTATTGGGATTCGACCTGAGAATATTTCATATGATCCAAACAGTTCATTTGTCTGTGATGTTGACTTAATTGAATTGATGGGGAAAGAAGCAATCGTGAGTTTCAAGCTTGGTAATCAACATATGAAGAGTCTTGTATCAATTGAGGAGAGTATCCAAGAAAATGAATCCTATGGATTCTCAATGGATTTAGAACGTCTCTTTATCTTTAAGGAAGATGGGACACGCGTTTACTAA
- a CDS encoding G5 domain-containing protein → MKNLIHNISNRMRITIKQATALVVVIALLLVSTAGLGVWAVMSDKASKLPDTGNGAAGHDNDEEKASHAYSILYEGAIPVIQGEDLNLAKYLSGDFAAAELVDFDNGVVGEQTVAIKLTYEDGFVVNATLDVNVMAKTAETEEEVKKAESGSTGSTSTGSTGGSTTPNQTTKEVTTTETIAYSTTYRDNASLEKGSERVVQTGVNGVRTIVTRVTYAGTVETKKEVISSKVTQEAVNQIVERGTKVAATPAPTPAPAPLVTTKDLTTTEEVAFTTEYRDNANLAKGVENVIQNGSNGTRTIVTRVTYTDGKETGRSVVSNTVTANPVNKIIERGTKVEVTYSTTWYNTEWRIYAIEAKAQMMADADAYMRANNYANYLWVSDTVEGSDGSTISVYSVTFLDRDGNGVTFSNSSVKVQVVKSGNQWVRK, encoded by the coding sequence ATGAAAAATTTGATACATAATATATCAAATAGGATGAGGATTACGATTAAACAAGCGACCGCGTTAGTAGTAGTGATTGCATTACTATTGGTATCGACTGCTGGGCTTGGGGTTTGGGCAGTGATGTCAGACAAGGCTAGCAAGTTACCAGATACGGGAAATGGTGCTGCTGGTCATGATAATGACGAGGAAAAAGCCTCACATGCATATTCAATCTTGTATGAGGGAGCGATTCCTGTAATTCAAGGTGAAGATTTAAACTTAGCCAAATACTTGTCTGGTGATTTCGCAGCAGCAGAACTTGTTGATTTTGACAATGGTGTTGTTGGTGAGCAGACTGTAGCAATCAAATTAACGTATGAAGATGGCTTTGTAGTTAATGCTACGTTAGATGTAAACGTAATGGCAAAAACTGCAGAGACTGAGGAAGAAGTTAAAAAGGCTGAGTCAGGTTCTACCGGATCGACTTCGACGGGTTCTACCGGTGGATCAACTACTCCTAATCAAACAACTAAGGAAGTAACTACAACTGAAACGATTGCGTATAGTACAACATATCGTGATAACGCAAGTCTTGAAAAGGGTTCTGAACGTGTGGTTCAAACGGGTGTTAATGGCGTTCGCACTATTGTAACCCGAGTAACGTATGCGGGTACTGTAGAGACAAAGAAAGAGGTTATTTCTAGCAAGGTAACTCAAGAGGCTGTCAATCAGATAGTTGAACGCGGTACTAAGGTTGCAGCTACACCTGCACCAACTCCTGCTCCGGCACCACTGGTTACAACCAAAGATTTAACAACAACGGAGGAGGTTGCGTTTACTACGGAGTATCGCGATAATGCAAACTTAGCTAAGGGTGTTGAGAATGTTATTCAAAACGGATCGAATGGTACGCGTACAATTGTGACTCGAGTGACGTATACAGATGGTAAAGAGACGGGACGTTCTGTGGTATCGAATACTGTAACTGCAAACCCTGTTAATAAGATAATCGAACGTGGTACAAAGGTTGAGGTTACGTATTCCACAACTTGGTATAACACTGAGTGGCGAATTTATGCTATAGAAGCGAAGGCACAGATGATGGCTGATGCAGATGCATACATGAGAGCAAATAATTATGCCAACTATTTATGGGTATCTGATACGGTTGAGGGTTCAGATGGAAGTACTATTTCGGTATACAGTGTGACGTTTTTGGATAGAGATGGTAATGGGGTAACTTTCTCTAACAGTTCAGTGAAAGTTCAAGTAGTTAAGTCCGGAAATCAGTGGGTTAGAAAGTAA
- a CDS encoding carbohydrate ABC transporter permease codes for MKKIVNFFAYAFVIIMAFVTLFPFVYMIIASLMTFQESISIPPKFFPAVIQWSNYVEVLQKAPFARYFFNTTLVSIVTTAGVLVTTVLAAFALVMLEFKHKNLVVFGLISLLMIPFEAIVFTNFQTIARLGLLDTYAALILPFFASVFYMYYLKQYMETIPNSYYRAAKIDGCGDLEFIWKVLLPIMRPALVTVGLLCFISSWNAFLWPLLVTNTPAMRLLNNGLSAFATEAGSQVQLQMAASTITIVPVMILYFAFRKQIISGVSKNGIKG; via the coding sequence ATGAAAAAAATAGTAAATTTCTTTGCGTATGCGTTTGTAATCATTATGGCATTTGTGACACTCTTCCCATTTGTGTATATGATTATCGCAAGTTTAATGACATTTCAAGAGTCAATCAGCATACCACCTAAGTTTTTCCCAGCTGTAATTCAATGGTCGAACTATGTGGAAGTGCTTCAAAAAGCACCGTTTGCACGGTATTTCTTTAATACAACACTTGTTTCAATTGTAACCACTGCTGGCGTATTGGTAACCACAGTCCTTGCAGCGTTTGCACTTGTAATGCTTGAATTTAAACACAAGAATTTAGTAGTGTTTGGGTTAATTAGTTTATTGATGATTCCCTTTGAGGCCATCGTCTTTACAAACTTTCAAACAATTGCACGACTTGGTCTTTTAGATACATACGCTGCGCTGATCTTACCATTCTTTGCGAGTGTGTTCTATATGTATTATTTGAAACAATATATGGAAACCATCCCAAACTCATATTATCGTGCTGCGAAGATTGATGGGTGTGGTGACTTAGAATTTATTTGGAAAGTATTACTTCCAATTATGAGGCCAGCACTCGTTACGGTTGGACTCTTATGCTTTATTTCAAGTTGGAACGCATTCTTGTGGCCATTACTTGTAACCAATACACCAGCCATGAGACTTTTGAACAACGGACTCAGTGCATTTGCGACCGAAGCCGGTTCACAAGTTCAACTACAGATGGCTGCATCAACAATCACAATCGTCCCAGTGATGATTCTGTACTTTGCATTTAGAAAACAAATTATTAGCGGGGTATCCAAAAATGGAATTAAAGGATAG
- a CDS encoding MBL fold metallo-hydrolase — MELKDRKTRITFHAGVLTIGGTVIEINYEGSRIFFDFGTEFRPELKLKDELLDTLIEHRLIPELDVYDEVFGRTVNGANTAVFLSHCHLDHTRMINYLDPQVPLYALEDTKRLIELLNQDGTFVLPAINKDYVTREILGVKPDSTIKVGDIEVTLHRVDHDAYGACGMMIRTPDCVIAYTGDLRLHGFDSADTVAFCEKAKNCDMLIMEGVSISFEGRPESKTNKFASEEALLDWIVDEVENHPNQQITFNGYLANVKRFAHIVAKVRRSVVLKEKMAYILKSLLDMDCLYEKDPNKDWGLNPELEVDISQRDEHPEKYLWQIQGFDDQLQSGGIYIHCDADPLGLFDPAYLVFKQQFLDKGIEFNHVGCTGHAFPNDLDAIIEMIQPKCLVPIHTLRPDLLLNPYGSVHLPQRGETI; from the coding sequence ATGGAATTAAAGGATAGAAAAACACGGATTACATTTCATGCCGGTGTACTTACTATTGGTGGAACGGTTATTGAAATAAATTATGAAGGTTCCCGAATTTTCTTTGACTTTGGAACTGAGTTCAGACCAGAGTTAAAATTGAAAGATGAACTCTTAGATACATTAATCGAACATCGATTAATCCCTGAACTTGATGTGTATGATGAAGTTTTTGGAAGAACAGTAAATGGTGCGAATACTGCGGTATTCTTAAGCCATTGCCATCTCGACCATACACGCATGATTAATTACCTGGATCCTCAAGTGCCATTATATGCACTAGAAGATACAAAACGCTTAATTGAGCTCCTTAATCAGGATGGTACATTCGTACTGCCTGCAATAAACAAAGATTATGTAACCCGTGAGATTTTAGGTGTGAAACCTGATTCCACGATCAAAGTTGGGGATATTGAAGTGACATTGCATCGTGTGGATCATGATGCATATGGCGCTTGCGGTATGATGATTCGTACACCCGACTGTGTGATTGCCTATACGGGTGACCTGAGGTTGCATGGCTTTGATAGCGCAGATACAGTTGCTTTTTGTGAAAAGGCAAAGAATTGTGACATGCTTATTATGGAGGGCGTCTCGATCAGTTTTGAAGGGAGACCCGAGTCTAAGACGAATAAGTTTGCGTCTGAAGAAGCACTGTTGGATTGGATTGTGGATGAAGTGGAGAACCATCCAAATCAACAAATTACATTCAACGGGTATCTTGCAAACGTTAAGCGTTTTGCACATATTGTAGCCAAGGTAAGAAGGAGCGTGGTTCTTAAGGAGAAAATGGCTTACATACTGAAGTCTTTATTGGATATGGATTGTTTATACGAGAAGGATCCAAACAAAGACTGGGGATTGAATCCTGAACTTGAAGTAGATATTTCACAAAGAGATGAACACCCTGAGAAATATCTGTGGCAAATTCAAGGATTTGATGATCAACTACAATCAGGGGGAATCTACATTCACTGTGATGCAGATCCACTTGGATTATTTGACCCTGCATACCTTGTATTTAAACAACAATTCCTGGACAAGGGAATCGAGTTTAATCATGTAGGATGTACTGGGCATGCTTTTCCAAATGACTTAGACGCAATTATTGAAATGATCCAACCAAAATGCTTGGTTCCAATTCATACATTGCGCCCAGATTTATTACTGAATCCATACGGATCAGTCCATCTCCCACAACGTGGCGAGACTATCTAA
- a CDS encoding extracellular solute-binding protein, giving the protein MFKKLLASVLALMLIVGCSNGTGSKDDESIVTEITEPVEVIYWHAMNGAQEEALTKLTNDFNAANENITIVLQNQSSYADLSQKLTATMASPANLPTITQGYTNWFYDAAQDGLLQDLTPYITNSVIGIEDVSDIIQGFMDGAKINDVQYGLPFNKSSEALFYNSDIFEEYGIEAPTTFDDFLAAAKTVAEKSNGAVVGGGFDSLNNYYVTQMINRGHKLDDTLDVTSADSVEVINMYLDGIKGGYLRIAGSDKYLSGPFGNELIAMNIGSTAGETYVKSGAEGKFTPGAVAVPVEKGIQQGTDNFMFANATPEQKTAAFLYMDFLTSAESTLYWAENTGYLPVRTSVIESDAYTSLDSMIAPIAKEITSNMFTIPANANAVYNEISVMMEDILSQPNIDLESTLASYQSTIESLWAGE; this is encoded by the coding sequence ATGTTTAAGAAATTATTAGCAAGCGTGCTTGCACTTATGTTAATTGTTGGATGTTCAAATGGAACAGGAAGCAAAGACGACGAAAGTATTGTTACTGAAATTACTGAACCAGTTGAAGTAATTTACTGGCATGCAATGAATGGTGCTCAAGAAGAAGCATTAACTAAATTAACTAATGATTTTAATGCAGCAAACGAAAACATTACAATTGTATTGCAAAATCAATCATCATACGCGGACTTGTCACAAAAGTTAACAGCAACAATGGCAAGCCCAGCGAACTTACCAACAATTACTCAAGGGTATACAAACTGGTTCTATGATGCAGCGCAAGACGGACTTCTACAAGACCTTACACCGTATATTACAAACAGCGTAATTGGTATTGAAGATGTAAGTGACATTATTCAAGGTTTTATGGACGGTGCTAAAATTAATGATGTTCAATATGGTTTACCATTCAATAAATCATCAGAAGCATTGTTCTATAACTCAGATATTTTTGAAGAATATGGAATCGAGGCACCAACTACATTCGACGATTTCCTTGCTGCAGCAAAAACTGTTGCGGAAAAATCAAATGGGGCAGTTGTTGGTGGTGGATTTGACTCACTCAATAACTATTATGTAACTCAAATGATTAACCGTGGTCATAAACTTGACGATACACTCGATGTAACATCAGCTGACTCAGTAGAAGTAATTAACATGTATCTTGATGGAATCAAAGGTGGATACCTAAGAATTGCAGGTAGTGATAAATATCTATCAGGACCATTTGGTAATGAATTAATCGCTATGAACATCGGTTCAACTGCTGGTGAAACATATGTTAAGAGTGGTGCTGAAGGTAAATTTACTCCAGGTGCTGTTGCAGTTCCTGTAGAAAAAGGAATCCAACAAGGTACTGATAACTTCATGTTCGCAAATGCAACACCTGAACAAAAAACAGCGGCATTCCTTTACATGGATTTCCTAACATCCGCTGAATCAACATTATACTGGGCTGAAAACACAGGATATCTTCCTGTAAGAACAAGTGTTATTGAAAGTGATGCATATACAAGCTTGGATAGCATGATTGCACCAATCGCAAAAGAAATCACTTCAAATATGTTCACAATTCCTGCGAATGCAAATGCAGTATACAATGAAATCTCAGTAATGATGGAAGATATCTTAAGTCAACCAAACATTGACTTAGAATCAACATTAGCATCATACCAATCCACAATTGAATCACTTTGGGCTGGAGAATAA